A stretch of the Vigna radiata var. radiata cultivar VC1973A chromosome 7, Vradiata_ver6, whole genome shotgun sequence genome encodes the following:
- the LOC106767024 gene encoding exonuclease 1 isoform X4: MGIQGFLPLLKSIMVPINIKDLKGCSVAVDTYSWLHKGALSCSTELCKGIPTTRHIEYCMHRVNLLRHYGVKPILVFDGGLLPMKSEQEIKRARVRKDNFARAVEHESDGNSTAAYECYQKAVDISPQVARELIQVLKQENVQYIVAPYEADAQLTFLAISGQVDVVITEDSDLIPFGCPRILFKMDKFGQGVQFQYSMLQKNKELSFEGFNRQMVLEMCILSGCDYLQSLPGMGLKRAHASIKKFGSYDKVLKHLRYSGVSVPPLYEESFKKAIRTFQYQRVYDPINENIVHLSNIPDDIGDELDFLGPPIPKEIAQRIAKGDLDPITKMPFEGENLTARLTIAGTSQFETPRSGSTKKKIDLPVQKNLLTKYFCVVSLEAKRKFRAPRVSPTAANETKNRTASIIDYENLANARHPNSHTECDSAKKLSEFTESPYHVSMIHEEKKNPEHAVLQQPRQPIHKPCLGLNKEHGNTDIQDTVEEKTREVSRKVIVRSAYFQHKQVDKNACDEKLEYQSSGIVTDERKKVISYSDLCNDHLKNKDQELHDKVEGKTRETTRKVIVRSAYFQHKQVEKNVLDEKQEYQSSDIVIDERKNAISDSYLCNNHLKNKDQGFHDIVEGKTRDTTRKVIVRSPYFQHKQVEKNVCDEKQDYLSSGIVIDNRSAMSDSDLCNNHLKNKDLKRKLSPDDNIQNENLHPRQMQRASPPQSCCDHDVEGPVTENNGEEEKFGTNISHLGQYSEIAEKSMERFVSVISSFRCTSGTRVSGLRAPLKDVRNTSDNRPKTADFGQYAYVPKHTKIRRIAPGN; encoded by the exons ATGGGAATTCAGGGGTTTTTGCCGCTATTGAAATCGATTATGGTTCCAATCAATATCAAGGACTTGAAGGGTTGTTCAGTAGCGGTAGACACCTATTCTTGGCTCCACAAAGGTGCCCTTTCTTGCAGCACCGAACTCTGCAAAGGGATACCCACTACCAG GCACATCGAGTATTGCATGCACAGAGTCAATTTGCTGCGCCATTATGGGGTTAAGCCCATTCTAGTGTTTGATGGAGGACTTCTGCCAATGAAGAGTGAACAAGAGATCAAGCGTGCCAG GGTTAGAAAGGATAATTTTGCACGTGCAGTTGAACACGAGTCAGATGGAAATTCAACTGCTGCTTATGAGTGCTACCAGAAAGCAGTTGATATTTCTCCCCAAGTTGCTCGTGAACTAATTCAG GTATTGAAGCAGGAGAATGTGCAGTATATTGTTGCTCCTTATGAGGCAGATGCCCAGCTGACATTCTTGGCAATTAGTGGACAAGTTGATGTAGTTATAACTGAAGATTCTGATCTTATACCATTTGGCTGCCCTAGA ATTCTCTTTAAAATGGACAAGTTTGGTCAAGGAGTTCAGTTCCAGTACTCTATGCTACAAAAGAATAAGGAGCTCAGTTTTGAAGGGTTCAACAGACAAATGGTTCTTGAAATGTGTATTTTAAGTGGCTGTGACTATCTCCAGTCCTTGCCAGGTATGGGTCTTAAAAGAGCCCATGCaagcataaaaaaatttggAAGTTATGACAAG GTACTTAAGCACTTGAGATACAGTGGAGTTTCTGTGCCTCCCTTGTATGAAGAGTCATTCAAGAAGGCTATACGTACTTTCCAATATCAACGGGTTTATGATccaattaatgaaaatattgtcCATTTGTCTAATATACCAGATGATATTGGTGACGAGTTAGACTTTTTAGGCCC ACCCATTCCAAAAGAAATAGCACAAAGAATAGCAAAAGGGGATCTTGATCCAATTACCAAAATGCCATTTGAG GGAGAGAATCTTACAGCCAGATTGACAATTGCAGGAACTAGTCAATTTGAAACTCCTCGTTCTggaagtacaaagaaaaagattgatttGCCTGTGCAGAAGAATCTCTTGACCAAGTATTTTT GTGTTGTTTCACTTGAAGCAAAAAGGAAATTCAGAGCACCTCGGGTGTCCCCTACTGCTGCTAATGAAACAAAGAACCGTACTGCATCAATCATTGACTATGAGAATTTGGCCAATGCCCGTCATCCTAATAGCCAT ACTGAATGTGATTCTGCCAAAAAACTATCAGAATTTACAGAGTCTCCATATCATG TTTCTATGATCCATGAGGAGAAGAAAAACCCTGAACATGCAGTACTGCAACAGCCTAGGCAGCCTATTCATAAACCATGTTTGGGTTTGAATAAGGAGCATGGTAACACTGATATCCAAGACACAGTAGAAGAGAAAACCAGGGAGGTATCTAGAAAGGTTATTGTTAGAAGTGCTTATTTTCAGCACAAGCAAGTGGACAAGAATGCTTGTGATGAAAAACTTGAGTACCAATCCTCTGGCATTGTCActgatgagagaaaaaaagtcaTATCTTACAGTGATTTATGTAATGATCATTTGAAGAATAAAGACCAGGAACTCCATGACAAAGTTGAAGGAAAAACCAGGGAGACAACAAGAAAGGTAATTGTAAGGAGCGCTTATTTTCAGCACAAACAAGTGGAAAAGAATGTTCTTGACGAGAAACAAGAGTACCAATCCTCTGACATTGTCAttgatgagagaaaaaatgccATATCTGACAGCTATTTATGTAATAACCATTTGAAGAATAAAGATCAGGGATTCCATGACATAGTTGAAGGTAAAACCAGGGATACAACTAGAAAGGTAATTGTAAGGAGTCCTTATTTTCAGCACAAGCAAGTAGAAAAGAATGTTTGTGATGAAAAACAAGATTACCTGTCCTCTGGCATAGTCATTGACAACAGAAGTGCCATGTCTGACAGTGATTTATGTAACAACCATTTGAAGAATAAAGACTTGAAAAGGAAGCTTTCTCCTGATGACAATATTCAAAAT GAAAATTTGCATCCTAGGCAAATGCAGCGTGCTTCACCTCCTCAAA GTTGCTGTGATCACGACGTCGAAGGACCAGTCACAGAGAATaatggtgaagaagaaaaattcgGGACAAACATTTCCCATTTGGGCCAGTATTCAGAAATAGCTGAGAAGTCTATGGAAAGATTTGTCTCTGTTATATCATCCTTTAGGTGCACTTCTGGTACTCGTGTCAGTGGTCTCCGAGCTCCCCTGAAAGATGTTCGAAACACTTCCGATAATag GCCAAAAACTGCGGACTTTGGACAATATGCATATGTGCCAAAGCACACAAAGATTAGAAGAATAGCTCCTGGGAATTAA
- the LOC106767024 gene encoding exonuclease 1 isoform X3, whose translation MGIQGFLPLLKSIMVPINIKDLKGCSVAVDTYSWLHKGALSCSTELCKGIPTTRHIEYCMHRVNLLRHYGVKPILVFDGGLLPMKSEQEIKRARVRKDNFARAVEHESDGNSTAAYECYQKAVDISPQVARELIQVLKQENVQYIVAPYEADAQLTFLAISGQVDVVITEDSDLIPFGCPRILFKMDKFGQGVQFQYSMLQKNKELSFEGFNRQMVLEMCILSGCDYLQSLPGMGLKRAHASIKKFGSYDKVLKHLRYSGVSVPPLYEESFKKAIRTFQYQRVYDPINENIVHLSNIPDDIGDELDFLGPPIPKEIAQRIAKGDLDPITKMPFEGENLTARLTIAGTSQFETPRSGSTKKKIDLPVQKNLLTKYFCVVSLEAKRKFRAPRVSPTAANETKNRTASIIDYENLANARHPNSHTECDSAKKLSEFTESPYHVSMIHEEKKNPEHAVLQQPRQPIHKPCLGLNKEHGNTDIQDTVEEKTREVSRKVIVRSAYFQHKQVDKNACDEKLEYQSSGIVTDERKKVISYSDLCNDHLKNKDQELHDKVEGKTRETTRKVIVRSAYFQHKQVEKNVLDEKQEYQSSDIVIDERKNAISDSYLCNNHLKNKDQGFHDIVEGKTRDTTRKVIVRSPYFQHKQVEKNVCDEKQDYLSSGIVIDNRSAMSDSDLCNNHLKNKDLKRKLSPDDNIQNENLHPRQMQRASPPQSNGCCDHDVEGPVTENNGEEEKFGTNISHLGQYSEIAEKSMERFVSVISSFRCTSGTRVSGLRAPLKDVRNTSDNRPKTADFGQYAYVPKHTKIRRIAPGN comes from the exons ATGGGAATTCAGGGGTTTTTGCCGCTATTGAAATCGATTATGGTTCCAATCAATATCAAGGACTTGAAGGGTTGTTCAGTAGCGGTAGACACCTATTCTTGGCTCCACAAAGGTGCCCTTTCTTGCAGCACCGAACTCTGCAAAGGGATACCCACTACCAG GCACATCGAGTATTGCATGCACAGAGTCAATTTGCTGCGCCATTATGGGGTTAAGCCCATTCTAGTGTTTGATGGAGGACTTCTGCCAATGAAGAGTGAACAAGAGATCAAGCGTGCCAG GGTTAGAAAGGATAATTTTGCACGTGCAGTTGAACACGAGTCAGATGGAAATTCAACTGCTGCTTATGAGTGCTACCAGAAAGCAGTTGATATTTCTCCCCAAGTTGCTCGTGAACTAATTCAG GTATTGAAGCAGGAGAATGTGCAGTATATTGTTGCTCCTTATGAGGCAGATGCCCAGCTGACATTCTTGGCAATTAGTGGACAAGTTGATGTAGTTATAACTGAAGATTCTGATCTTATACCATTTGGCTGCCCTAGA ATTCTCTTTAAAATGGACAAGTTTGGTCAAGGAGTTCAGTTCCAGTACTCTATGCTACAAAAGAATAAGGAGCTCAGTTTTGAAGGGTTCAACAGACAAATGGTTCTTGAAATGTGTATTTTAAGTGGCTGTGACTATCTCCAGTCCTTGCCAGGTATGGGTCTTAAAAGAGCCCATGCaagcataaaaaaatttggAAGTTATGACAAG GTACTTAAGCACTTGAGATACAGTGGAGTTTCTGTGCCTCCCTTGTATGAAGAGTCATTCAAGAAGGCTATACGTACTTTCCAATATCAACGGGTTTATGATccaattaatgaaaatattgtcCATTTGTCTAATATACCAGATGATATTGGTGACGAGTTAGACTTTTTAGGCCC ACCCATTCCAAAAGAAATAGCACAAAGAATAGCAAAAGGGGATCTTGATCCAATTACCAAAATGCCATTTGAG GGAGAGAATCTTACAGCCAGATTGACAATTGCAGGAACTAGTCAATTTGAAACTCCTCGTTCTggaagtacaaagaaaaagattgatttGCCTGTGCAGAAGAATCTCTTGACCAAGTATTTTT GTGTTGTTTCACTTGAAGCAAAAAGGAAATTCAGAGCACCTCGGGTGTCCCCTACTGCTGCTAATGAAACAAAGAACCGTACTGCATCAATCATTGACTATGAGAATTTGGCCAATGCCCGTCATCCTAATAGCCAT ACTGAATGTGATTCTGCCAAAAAACTATCAGAATTTACAGAGTCTCCATATCATG TTTCTATGATCCATGAGGAGAAGAAAAACCCTGAACATGCAGTACTGCAACAGCCTAGGCAGCCTATTCATAAACCATGTTTGGGTTTGAATAAGGAGCATGGTAACACTGATATCCAAGACACAGTAGAAGAGAAAACCAGGGAGGTATCTAGAAAGGTTATTGTTAGAAGTGCTTATTTTCAGCACAAGCAAGTGGACAAGAATGCTTGTGATGAAAAACTTGAGTACCAATCCTCTGGCATTGTCActgatgagagaaaaaaagtcaTATCTTACAGTGATTTATGTAATGATCATTTGAAGAATAAAGACCAGGAACTCCATGACAAAGTTGAAGGAAAAACCAGGGAGACAACAAGAAAGGTAATTGTAAGGAGCGCTTATTTTCAGCACAAACAAGTGGAAAAGAATGTTCTTGACGAGAAACAAGAGTACCAATCCTCTGACATTGTCAttgatgagagaaaaaatgccATATCTGACAGCTATTTATGTAATAACCATTTGAAGAATAAAGATCAGGGATTCCATGACATAGTTGAAGGTAAAACCAGGGATACAACTAGAAAGGTAATTGTAAGGAGTCCTTATTTTCAGCACAAGCAAGTAGAAAAGAATGTTTGTGATGAAAAACAAGATTACCTGTCCTCTGGCATAGTCATTGACAACAGAAGTGCCATGTCTGACAGTGATTTATGTAACAACCATTTGAAGAATAAAGACTTGAAAAGGAAGCTTTCTCCTGATGACAATATTCAAAAT GAAAATTTGCATCCTAGGCAAATGCAGCGTGCTTCACCTCCTCAAAGTAATG GTTGCTGTGATCACGACGTCGAAGGACCAGTCACAGAGAATaatggtgaagaagaaaaattcgGGACAAACATTTCCCATTTGGGCCAGTATTCAGAAATAGCTGAGAAGTCTATGGAAAGATTTGTCTCTGTTATATCATCCTTTAGGTGCACTTCTGGTACTCGTGTCAGTGGTCTCCGAGCTCCCCTGAAAGATGTTCGAAACACTTCCGATAATag GCCAAAAACTGCGGACTTTGGACAATATGCATATGTGCCAAAGCACACAAAGATTAGAAGAATAGCTCCTGGGAATTAA
- the LOC106767024 gene encoding exonuclease 1 isoform X1 codes for MGIQGFLPLLKSIMVPINIKDLKGCSVAVDTYSWLHKGALSCSTELCKGIPTTRHIEYCMHRVNLLRHYGVKPILVFDGGLLPMKSEQEIKRARVRKDNFARAVEHESDGNSTAAYECYQKAVDISPQVARELIQVLKQENVQYIVAPYEADAQLTFLAISGQVDVVITEDSDLIPFGCPRILFKMDKFGQGVQFQYSMLQKNKELSFEGFNRQMVLEMCILSGCDYLQSLPGMGLKRAHASIKKFGSYDKVLKHLRYSGVSVPPLYEESFKKAIRTFQYQRVYDPINENIVHLSNIPDDIGDELDFLGPPIPKEIAQRIAKGDLDPITKMPFEGENLTARLTIAGTSQFETPRSGSTKKKIDLPVQKNLLTKYFCVVSLEAKRKFRAPRVSPTAANETKNRTASIIDYENLANARHPNSHTECDSAKKLSEFTESPYHVSMIHEEKKNPEHAVLQQPRQPIHKPCLGLNKEHGNTDIQDTVEEKTREVSRKVIVRSAYFQHKQVDKNACDEKLEYQSSGIVTDERKKVISYSDLCNDHLKNKDQELHDKVEGKTRETTRKVIVRSAYFQHKQVEKNVLDEKQEYQSSDIVIDERKNAISDSYLCNNHLKNKDQGFHDIVEGKTRDTTRKVIVRSPYFQHKQVEKNVCDEKQDYLSSGIVIDNRSAMSDSDLCNNHLKNKDLKRKLSPDDNIQNENLHPRQMQRASPPQSNGINQFEEILVGFTFTSEIASCCDHDVEGPVTENNGEEEKFGTNISHLGQYSEIAEKSMERFVSVISSFRCTSGTRVSGLRAPLKDVRNTSDNRPKTADFGQYAYVPKHTKIRRIAPGN; via the exons ATGGGAATTCAGGGGTTTTTGCCGCTATTGAAATCGATTATGGTTCCAATCAATATCAAGGACTTGAAGGGTTGTTCAGTAGCGGTAGACACCTATTCTTGGCTCCACAAAGGTGCCCTTTCTTGCAGCACCGAACTCTGCAAAGGGATACCCACTACCAG GCACATCGAGTATTGCATGCACAGAGTCAATTTGCTGCGCCATTATGGGGTTAAGCCCATTCTAGTGTTTGATGGAGGACTTCTGCCAATGAAGAGTGAACAAGAGATCAAGCGTGCCAG GGTTAGAAAGGATAATTTTGCACGTGCAGTTGAACACGAGTCAGATGGAAATTCAACTGCTGCTTATGAGTGCTACCAGAAAGCAGTTGATATTTCTCCCCAAGTTGCTCGTGAACTAATTCAG GTATTGAAGCAGGAGAATGTGCAGTATATTGTTGCTCCTTATGAGGCAGATGCCCAGCTGACATTCTTGGCAATTAGTGGACAAGTTGATGTAGTTATAACTGAAGATTCTGATCTTATACCATTTGGCTGCCCTAGA ATTCTCTTTAAAATGGACAAGTTTGGTCAAGGAGTTCAGTTCCAGTACTCTATGCTACAAAAGAATAAGGAGCTCAGTTTTGAAGGGTTCAACAGACAAATGGTTCTTGAAATGTGTATTTTAAGTGGCTGTGACTATCTCCAGTCCTTGCCAGGTATGGGTCTTAAAAGAGCCCATGCaagcataaaaaaatttggAAGTTATGACAAG GTACTTAAGCACTTGAGATACAGTGGAGTTTCTGTGCCTCCCTTGTATGAAGAGTCATTCAAGAAGGCTATACGTACTTTCCAATATCAACGGGTTTATGATccaattaatgaaaatattgtcCATTTGTCTAATATACCAGATGATATTGGTGACGAGTTAGACTTTTTAGGCCC ACCCATTCCAAAAGAAATAGCACAAAGAATAGCAAAAGGGGATCTTGATCCAATTACCAAAATGCCATTTGAG GGAGAGAATCTTACAGCCAGATTGACAATTGCAGGAACTAGTCAATTTGAAACTCCTCGTTCTggaagtacaaagaaaaagattgatttGCCTGTGCAGAAGAATCTCTTGACCAAGTATTTTT GTGTTGTTTCACTTGAAGCAAAAAGGAAATTCAGAGCACCTCGGGTGTCCCCTACTGCTGCTAATGAAACAAAGAACCGTACTGCATCAATCATTGACTATGAGAATTTGGCCAATGCCCGTCATCCTAATAGCCAT ACTGAATGTGATTCTGCCAAAAAACTATCAGAATTTACAGAGTCTCCATATCATG TTTCTATGATCCATGAGGAGAAGAAAAACCCTGAACATGCAGTACTGCAACAGCCTAGGCAGCCTATTCATAAACCATGTTTGGGTTTGAATAAGGAGCATGGTAACACTGATATCCAAGACACAGTAGAAGAGAAAACCAGGGAGGTATCTAGAAAGGTTATTGTTAGAAGTGCTTATTTTCAGCACAAGCAAGTGGACAAGAATGCTTGTGATGAAAAACTTGAGTACCAATCCTCTGGCATTGTCActgatgagagaaaaaaagtcaTATCTTACAGTGATTTATGTAATGATCATTTGAAGAATAAAGACCAGGAACTCCATGACAAAGTTGAAGGAAAAACCAGGGAGACAACAAGAAAGGTAATTGTAAGGAGCGCTTATTTTCAGCACAAACAAGTGGAAAAGAATGTTCTTGACGAGAAACAAGAGTACCAATCCTCTGACATTGTCAttgatgagagaaaaaatgccATATCTGACAGCTATTTATGTAATAACCATTTGAAGAATAAAGATCAGGGATTCCATGACATAGTTGAAGGTAAAACCAGGGATACAACTAGAAAGGTAATTGTAAGGAGTCCTTATTTTCAGCACAAGCAAGTAGAAAAGAATGTTTGTGATGAAAAACAAGATTACCTGTCCTCTGGCATAGTCATTGACAACAGAAGTGCCATGTCTGACAGTGATTTATGTAACAACCATTTGAAGAATAAAGACTTGAAAAGGAAGCTTTCTCCTGATGACAATATTCAAAAT GAAAATTTGCATCCTAGGCAAATGCAGCGTGCTTCACCTCCTCAAAGTAATGGTATAAATCAATTTGAAGAAATACTAGTGGGTTTCACCTTCACAAGTGAAATAGCTA GTTGCTGTGATCACGACGTCGAAGGACCAGTCACAGAGAATaatggtgaagaagaaaaattcgGGACAAACATTTCCCATTTGGGCCAGTATTCAGAAATAGCTGAGAAGTCTATGGAAAGATTTGTCTCTGTTATATCATCCTTTAGGTGCACTTCTGGTACTCGTGTCAGTGGTCTCCGAGCTCCCCTGAAAGATGTTCGAAACACTTCCGATAATag GCCAAAAACTGCGGACTTTGGACAATATGCATATGTGCCAAAGCACACAAAGATTAGAAGAATAGCTCCTGGGAATTAA
- the LOC106767024 gene encoding exonuclease 1 isoform X2 yields MGIQGFLPLLKSIMVPINIKDLKGCSVAVDTYSWLHKGALSCSTELCKGIPTTRHIEYCMHRVNLLRHYGVKPILVFDGGLLPMKSEQEIKRARVRKDNFARAVEHESDGNSTAAYECYQKAVDISPQVARELIQVLKQENVQYIVAPYEADAQLTFLAISGQVDVVITEDSDLIPFGCPRILFKMDKFGQGVQFQYSMLQKNKELSFEGFNRQMVLEMCILSGCDYLQSLPGMGLKRAHASIKKFGSYDKVLKHLRYSGVSVPPLYEESFKKAIRTFQYQRVYDPINENIVHLSNIPDDIGDELDFLGPPIPKEIAQRIAKGDLDPITKMPFEGENLTARLTIAGTSQFETPRSGSTKKKIDLPVQKNLLTKYFSKRKFRAPRVSPTAANETKNRTASIIDYENLANARHPNSHTECDSAKKLSEFTESPYHVSMIHEEKKNPEHAVLQQPRQPIHKPCLGLNKEHGNTDIQDTVEEKTREVSRKVIVRSAYFQHKQVDKNACDEKLEYQSSGIVTDERKKVISYSDLCNDHLKNKDQELHDKVEGKTRETTRKVIVRSAYFQHKQVEKNVLDEKQEYQSSDIVIDERKNAISDSYLCNNHLKNKDQGFHDIVEGKTRDTTRKVIVRSPYFQHKQVEKNVCDEKQDYLSSGIVIDNRSAMSDSDLCNNHLKNKDLKRKLSPDDNIQNENLHPRQMQRASPPQSNGINQFEEILVGFTFTSEIASCCDHDVEGPVTENNGEEEKFGTNISHLGQYSEIAEKSMERFVSVISSFRCTSGTRVSGLRAPLKDVRNTSDNRPKTADFGQYAYVPKHTKIRRIAPGN; encoded by the exons ATGGGAATTCAGGGGTTTTTGCCGCTATTGAAATCGATTATGGTTCCAATCAATATCAAGGACTTGAAGGGTTGTTCAGTAGCGGTAGACACCTATTCTTGGCTCCACAAAGGTGCCCTTTCTTGCAGCACCGAACTCTGCAAAGGGATACCCACTACCAG GCACATCGAGTATTGCATGCACAGAGTCAATTTGCTGCGCCATTATGGGGTTAAGCCCATTCTAGTGTTTGATGGAGGACTTCTGCCAATGAAGAGTGAACAAGAGATCAAGCGTGCCAG GGTTAGAAAGGATAATTTTGCACGTGCAGTTGAACACGAGTCAGATGGAAATTCAACTGCTGCTTATGAGTGCTACCAGAAAGCAGTTGATATTTCTCCCCAAGTTGCTCGTGAACTAATTCAG GTATTGAAGCAGGAGAATGTGCAGTATATTGTTGCTCCTTATGAGGCAGATGCCCAGCTGACATTCTTGGCAATTAGTGGACAAGTTGATGTAGTTATAACTGAAGATTCTGATCTTATACCATTTGGCTGCCCTAGA ATTCTCTTTAAAATGGACAAGTTTGGTCAAGGAGTTCAGTTCCAGTACTCTATGCTACAAAAGAATAAGGAGCTCAGTTTTGAAGGGTTCAACAGACAAATGGTTCTTGAAATGTGTATTTTAAGTGGCTGTGACTATCTCCAGTCCTTGCCAGGTATGGGTCTTAAAAGAGCCCATGCaagcataaaaaaatttggAAGTTATGACAAG GTACTTAAGCACTTGAGATACAGTGGAGTTTCTGTGCCTCCCTTGTATGAAGAGTCATTCAAGAAGGCTATACGTACTTTCCAATATCAACGGGTTTATGATccaattaatgaaaatattgtcCATTTGTCTAATATACCAGATGATATTGGTGACGAGTTAGACTTTTTAGGCCC ACCCATTCCAAAAGAAATAGCACAAAGAATAGCAAAAGGGGATCTTGATCCAATTACCAAAATGCCATTTGAG GGAGAGAATCTTACAGCCAGATTGACAATTGCAGGAACTAGTCAATTTGAAACTCCTCGTTCTggaagtacaaagaaaaagattgatttGCCTGTGCAGAAGAATCTCTTGACCAAGTATTTTT CAAAAAGGAAATTCAGAGCACCTCGGGTGTCCCCTACTGCTGCTAATGAAACAAAGAACCGTACTGCATCAATCATTGACTATGAGAATTTGGCCAATGCCCGTCATCCTAATAGCCAT ACTGAATGTGATTCTGCCAAAAAACTATCAGAATTTACAGAGTCTCCATATCATG TTTCTATGATCCATGAGGAGAAGAAAAACCCTGAACATGCAGTACTGCAACAGCCTAGGCAGCCTATTCATAAACCATGTTTGGGTTTGAATAAGGAGCATGGTAACACTGATATCCAAGACACAGTAGAAGAGAAAACCAGGGAGGTATCTAGAAAGGTTATTGTTAGAAGTGCTTATTTTCAGCACAAGCAAGTGGACAAGAATGCTTGTGATGAAAAACTTGAGTACCAATCCTCTGGCATTGTCActgatgagagaaaaaaagtcaTATCTTACAGTGATTTATGTAATGATCATTTGAAGAATAAAGACCAGGAACTCCATGACAAAGTTGAAGGAAAAACCAGGGAGACAACAAGAAAGGTAATTGTAAGGAGCGCTTATTTTCAGCACAAACAAGTGGAAAAGAATGTTCTTGACGAGAAACAAGAGTACCAATCCTCTGACATTGTCAttgatgagagaaaaaatgccATATCTGACAGCTATTTATGTAATAACCATTTGAAGAATAAAGATCAGGGATTCCATGACATAGTTGAAGGTAAAACCAGGGATACAACTAGAAAGGTAATTGTAAGGAGTCCTTATTTTCAGCACAAGCAAGTAGAAAAGAATGTTTGTGATGAAAAACAAGATTACCTGTCCTCTGGCATAGTCATTGACAACAGAAGTGCCATGTCTGACAGTGATTTATGTAACAACCATTTGAAGAATAAAGACTTGAAAAGGAAGCTTTCTCCTGATGACAATATTCAAAAT GAAAATTTGCATCCTAGGCAAATGCAGCGTGCTTCACCTCCTCAAAGTAATGGTATAAATCAATTTGAAGAAATACTAGTGGGTTTCACCTTCACAAGTGAAATAGCTA GTTGCTGTGATCACGACGTCGAAGGACCAGTCACAGAGAATaatggtgaagaagaaaaattcgGGACAAACATTTCCCATTTGGGCCAGTATTCAGAAATAGCTGAGAAGTCTATGGAAAGATTTGTCTCTGTTATATCATCCTTTAGGTGCACTTCTGGTACTCGTGTCAGTGGTCTCCGAGCTCCCCTGAAAGATGTTCGAAACACTTCCGATAATag GCCAAAAACTGCGGACTTTGGACAATATGCATATGTGCCAAAGCACACAAAGATTAGAAGAATAGCTCCTGGGAATTAA